Proteins encoded by one window of Actinocorallia herbida:
- a CDS encoding DUF6191 domain-containing protein codes for MKSPFRRRKRSKKAEELRRKAKLEAKMSVPEWAHEGTGGGGLMSALRGDGEAGAGFGAGIFEDLHAAFSGAKKIQLQEQEAEKLRRVDDHEQTGKAPKSTRPDLDSGRIRITPRRAPSAEESDES; via the coding sequence GTGAAGTCACCGTTCCGCCGCCGCAAGCGGTCGAAGAAGGCCGAGGAGCTGCGCCGCAAGGCCAAGCTGGAGGCCAAGATGTCCGTGCCCGAATGGGCCCATGAGGGCACCGGAGGCGGCGGCCTGATGTCGGCGCTGCGCGGTGACGGTGAGGCGGGGGCCGGATTCGGCGCCGGGATCTTCGAGGATCTGCACGCCGCGTTCAGCGGGGCGAAGAAGATCCAGCTCCAGGAGCAGGAGGCCGAGAAGCTCCGCCGCGTCGACGACCATGAGCAGACGGGCAAGGCGCCCAAGAGCACCCGTCCGGATCTCGATTCCGGGCGCATCCGGATCACCCCGCGGCGGGCCCCGTCCGCCGAGGAGTCCGACGAGAGCTGA
- a CDS encoding alpha/beta fold hydrolase, producing MFPSPKKIRDATANAAHRLRHGAVADLTPTPSDPVGGSGALRRYRPAASVIATGPPVLLVPPPVPGAAWAFDLRRGGSLAAHLVATGRRVHLLDLAPADTAEHPGGPARWIGETIPEAVRRVSRDAGGQPVQLVGWSLGGILAVLAAAADPGLPLASLATLAAPVDRTAVPAGADPVAHIAGSRGVLPGAVQRIAPESLLHGYETYGIDKRLTRPVKLLLHLDDADFLAQAEAREAFAARVTADPASAQAATRFFRRGDLASGAVLVGGRRIALSDVRVPVLVLAGRDDAFAPLAAVHPLTRLLTGSPEVRFATAPGSHLGVLTGRAARATTWPRLGAWLDEATLQHGLRPARKNPDKVVTRT from the coding sequence ATGTTTCCCTCCCCGAAAAAGATCCGCGACGCGACAGCCAACGCCGCGCACCGTCTGCGGCACGGGGCCGTCGCCGACCTGACCCCGACCCCGTCCGATCCGGTCGGCGGCTCCGGGGCCCTGCGCCGGTACCGTCCAGCCGCCTCCGTCATCGCCACGGGACCGCCGGTCCTGCTCGTCCCGCCGCCCGTGCCGGGCGCCGCCTGGGCGTTCGACCTGCGCCGCGGCGGCAGCCTCGCCGCCCATCTCGTCGCCACGGGAAGGCGTGTCCACCTGCTGGATCTCGCCCCCGCCGACACCGCGGAGCACCCGGGCGGCCCGGCCCGCTGGATCGGCGAGACGATCCCCGAGGCGGTCCGCCGCGTCAGCCGCGACGCGGGGGGCCAGCCCGTTCAGCTGGTCGGCTGGAGCCTCGGCGGCATCCTCGCGGTCCTCGCCGCGGCGGCCGACCCCGGCCTGCCGCTCGCCTCCCTCGCCACACTCGCCGCACCCGTCGACCGCACCGCGGTCCCCGCGGGCGCCGACCCGGTCGCCCATATCGCCGGAAGCCGCGGCGTGCTCCCGGGCGCGGTGCAGAGAATTGCGCCTGAATCGCTGCTGCACGGTTATGAGACCTATGGAATAGATAAACGTCTGACGCGTCCGGTGAAATTGCTGCTGCATCTCGACGACGCCGACTTCCTGGCCCAGGCCGAGGCGCGCGAGGCGTTCGCCGCCCGCGTCACCGCCGACCCCGCCTCCGCACAGGCGGCCACCCGCTTCTTCCGCCGCGGCGACCTCGCCTCCGGCGCCGTGCTCGTCGGCGGGCGGCGGATCGCCCTGTCCGACGTCCGCGTGCCGGTCCTCGTGCTCGCCGGACGCGACGACGCCTTCGCGCCGCTCGCCGCGGTCCACCCGCTCACCCGGCTGCTCACCGGCAGCCCCGAGGTGCGGTTCGCCACGGCCCCCGGCAGCCACCTCGGCGTGCTCACCGGCCGCGCCGCCCGCGCCACCACCTGGCCGCGGCTGGGCGCCTGGCTCGACGAGGCGACCCTCCAGCACGGGCTGCGCCCCGCACGTAAGAACCCGGACAAGGTGGTCACCCGCACCTGA
- a CDS encoding RelA/SpoT family protein, which produces MSLTIIRPTAKEPSTTRWSALGKVPGRAASGPAQAVEPLIAAFRAAHPAADPAELRRAYEVAERMHRGQMRKSGNPYITHPLAVATILAGLGMDRTCLIAALLHDTVEDTAYTLGEVRADFGDEVAVIVDGVTKLDGARWGKETAEAETFRKIVLAAAADLRVLIIKLADRLHNLRTLGAQPPHKRERIARATLDLLIPFADRLGIHVLKREMDDLAFATLDPEAFGETQAKVREVLRLVEAELGPAAAMLRSALADNGVRAEVELRPRHLHSVHKTLPGDLAGLRTSEVIRFLVLVDGSEQDCYVALGAVHAALHPITGRVKDYIAIPRFNLYRALHTVLIGPDGDMLDVIIRNRRMHEVAEYGLIAHIRQGSGGGAAEEFAGRRDLAWLARLLAWQSDAPSAAFLDGLRTDLREGNMPIFTPEGLIVPLPPRSTALDYAYALDPETGEHSIGALINGRLAPLSAEVRLGNVVEILTAPDACPGPDWLEFVRTAQARVHIQGFLDAQAADERARSGREALSAALAAQGVDLLAAETAGDSLGVARSLGHSSPESLYLALADGALPLDDALSRFATRDFEPDHSAPPE; this is translated from the coding sequence GTGTCTTTGACGATCATCAGACCGACGGCGAAGGAGCCGAGCACGACGCGCTGGAGCGCGCTCGGCAAGGTGCCGGGACGGGCCGCATCCGGCCCCGCGCAGGCGGTCGAGCCGCTCATCGCGGCGTTCCGCGCGGCCCATCCGGCGGCCGATCCGGCCGAGTTGCGGCGGGCCTACGAGGTCGCCGAGCGGATGCACCGCGGCCAGATGCGGAAGTCGGGCAATCCTTACATCACCCATCCGCTGGCGGTCGCGACGATCCTCGCGGGGCTCGGGATGGACCGGACCTGCTTGATCGCCGCGCTGCTGCACGACACCGTCGAGGACACCGCCTACACGCTGGGCGAGGTGCGCGCGGACTTCGGCGACGAGGTCGCGGTGATCGTCGACGGGGTGACCAAGCTGGACGGGGCGCGCTGGGGCAAGGAGACCGCGGAGGCCGAGACGTTCCGCAAGATCGTGCTGGCCGCCGCCGCGGACCTGCGGGTGCTCATCATCAAGCTCGCCGACCGGCTGCACAACCTGCGCACCCTGGGCGCGCAGCCGCCGCACAAGCGGGAGCGGATCGCCCGCGCGACCCTCGACCTGCTCATCCCGTTCGCCGACCGGCTGGGCATCCACGTCCTCAAGCGCGAGATGGACGATCTGGCGTTCGCCACGCTCGATCCCGAGGCGTTCGGCGAGACGCAGGCCAAGGTGCGCGAGGTGCTTCGGCTCGTCGAGGCCGAGCTCGGCCCCGCCGCCGCGATGCTGCGGAGCGCGCTCGCCGACAACGGGGTGCGCGCCGAGGTCGAGCTGCGCCCCCGGCATCTGCACAGCGTGCACAAGACGCTGCCCGGCGACCTCGCGGGCCTGCGCACCAGCGAGGTCATCCGGTTCCTCGTCCTCGTCGACGGCTCCGAGCAGGACTGCTACGTCGCGCTCGGCGCGGTGCACGCGGCGCTGCACCCGATCACCGGCCGGGTGAAGGACTACATCGCGATCCCCCGTTTCAACCTCTACCGCGCGCTGCACACCGTGCTGATCGGCCCGGACGGCGACATGCTGGACGTGATCATCCGGAACCGGCGGATGCACGAGGTGGCCGAATACGGCCTCATCGCGCACATCCGCCAGGGCAGCGGGGGCGGGGCCGCCGAGGAGTTCGCGGGCCGCCGCGACCTCGCCTGGCTGGCCCGGCTGCTGGCGTGGCAGTCCGACGCCCCGTCCGCGGCGTTCCTGGACGGGCTGCGCACCGACCTCCGCGAGGGCAACATGCCGATCTTCACCCCCGAGGGCCTGATCGTCCCGCTGCCGCCGCGCTCGACCGCCCTGGACTACGCCTACGCGCTCGACCCGGAGACCGGCGAGCACAGCATCGGCGCCCTCATCAACGGCCGCCTCGCGCCGCTGTCGGCCGAGGTGCGGCTCGGCAACGTGGTGGAGATCCTCACCGCGCCCGACGCCTGCCCGGGACCGGACTGGCTGGAGTTCGTGCGGACCGCCCAGGCCCGCGTGCACATCCAGGGCTTCCTCGACGCCCAGGCCGCCGACGAGCGGGCGCGATCCGGCCGGGAGGCGCTCAGCGCGGCACTGGCCGCCCAGGGCGTCGACCTGCTCGCCGCCGAGACCGCGGGCGACTCCCTCGGCGTCGCCAGGTCGCTCGGCCACAGCAGCCCGGAATCCCTCTACCTCGCGCTCGCCGACGGCGCCCTCCCGCTGGACGACGCCTTGTCCCGCTTCGCCACCAGGGACTTCGAGCCCGACCATTCCGCGCCGCCCGAATGA
- a CDS encoding GMC oxidoreductase, translating to MAHDQVETVDAVVVGSGFGGSVAALRLAEAGLATVLLERGRSYAPGEFPRTPADLGRAFWDPAERLYGMFDVWRFKGFDSVVSAGLGGGSLIYANVLLRKDEHWFVHEQELPGGGYEHWPVTRTDLDPFYDEVERMIGVAPYPVEHPPYAATPKTHAMQDAAAELGLDWFRPPLAVSFGTHTGAVPEPGRPLAEGPYPNLHGVPRTTCRLCGECDIGCNDGAKNSLDHTYLSSAAHRGADLRTLHEVEGIRTREGGGYLVDYVRHDPATGRRAKGTLGCARLVLAAGTFGTTRLLLRSALPGISPALGTRLCGNGDLLTFLTGVKDSDRSGPLDVAKGPVITSAIRLPDQLDGFGTGRGAYIEEGGYPGFVDFMAAGLDMPGQLTRAVKLLWERFTDFLTGDGDTNMSAEVSQLLSGRSLSAQALPLLGMGRDVPDGVLALDRDGNLTANWSVETSRAYFERLRTTMRRIGDVLGADYADNPLWLRKRVVSVHPLGGAPLGRHAGEGVCDPFGEVFGLPGLYIADGAALPGPVGANPSLTIAALAERMSRQMLHGDLAAETAGAASRRNAASNGGRARGSTSLAFTEEMKGRYVSGATEPHDGEAGERLSFRLTITAADVDRFLAEEGHLARAEGWIDAASFGGRRRVEDGSFNLFVTPGAQADRREMRYLLHFTDVHGEPRTLAGWKDIQVGPPTHIWPDTTTLYYRILAGHVAAESVAPVLGAGTLHIRLADFLEQLTTFRTDGPDDLKALTRFGRFFLGELWDVYGPGDPAPAF from the coding sequence ATGGCGCACGATCAGGTGGAGACCGTCGACGCGGTCGTCGTCGGCTCCGGTTTCGGAGGGTCGGTCGCCGCGCTCCGGCTGGCCGAGGCGGGCCTGGCCACGGTGCTGCTGGAGCGGGGGCGCTCCTACGCACCGGGTGAGTTCCCGCGCACCCCGGCCGACCTCGGCCGCGCCTTCTGGGACCCCGCCGAACGGCTCTACGGGATGTTCGACGTCTGGCGCTTCAAGGGCTTCGACTCGGTCGTCTCCGCGGGACTCGGCGGCGGGTCGCTGATCTACGCCAATGTGCTGCTGCGCAAGGACGAGCACTGGTTCGTGCACGAACAGGAGCTGCCGGGGGGCGGCTACGAGCACTGGCCGGTGACCCGCACCGACCTCGACCCGTTCTACGACGAGGTCGAGCGCATGATCGGCGTGGCGCCGTATCCGGTGGAGCATCCGCCGTACGCCGCCACCCCTAAGACGCACGCTATGCAGGACGCGGCGGCCGAGCTGGGGCTCGACTGGTTCCGTCCACCGCTCGCGGTGAGCTTCGGCACGCACACAGGGGCCGTGCCGGAGCCGGGCAGACCGCTGGCGGAGGGTCCGTATCCGAACCTGCACGGGGTGCCCCGCACTACGTGCAGGCTCTGCGGCGAGTGCGACATCGGCTGCAATGACGGAGCCAAGAACTCCCTCGACCACACCTATCTGTCGTCGGCCGCGCATCGGGGGGCCGATCTGCGGACGCTGCACGAGGTCGAGGGGATACGGACGCGGGAAGGCGGGGGCTACCTCGTCGACTACGTCCGGCACGACCCGGCGACCGGCCGCCGCGCCAAGGGGACGCTCGGGTGCGCCCGGCTCGTCCTGGCGGCCGGGACGTTCGGGACCACACGGCTGCTGCTGCGCTCGGCGTTGCCGGGCATCAGCCCCGCGCTCGGCACGCGGCTGTGCGGGAACGGCGACCTGCTCACCTTCCTCACCGGCGTCAAGGACAGCGACCGCTCCGGGCCGCTGGACGTCGCCAAGGGGCCGGTGATCACCAGCGCGATCCGGCTGCCCGACCAGCTCGACGGGTTCGGGACCGGACGCGGCGCCTACATCGAAGAAGGCGGGTACCCGGGCTTCGTCGACTTCATGGCGGCGGGCCTGGACATGCCGGGGCAGCTCACCCGCGCGGTGAAGCTGCTGTGGGAGCGGTTCACCGACTTCCTCACCGGCGACGGCGACACCAACATGTCGGCGGAGGTGTCGCAGCTGCTGTCGGGCAGGTCGCTGTCGGCGCAGGCGCTCCCGCTGCTCGGCATGGGCCGCGACGTCCCGGACGGGGTGCTCGCGCTCGACCGGGACGGGAACCTCACCGCCAACTGGTCGGTGGAGACCAGCCGGGCGTACTTCGAGCGGCTGCGCACCACGATGCGGCGGATCGGCGACGTGCTCGGCGCGGACTACGCCGACAACCCGCTGTGGCTGCGCAAGCGGGTGGTGAGCGTGCACCCGCTCGGCGGGGCGCCGCTCGGCAGGCACGCCGGGGAGGGTGTCTGCGACCCGTTCGGCGAGGTGTTCGGCCTGCCCGGCCTCTACATCGCCGACGGGGCCGCGCTGCCGGGGCCGGTCGGCGCGAACCCGTCGCTGACGATCGCGGCGCTCGCCGAGCGGATGAGCCGGCAGATGCTGCACGGGGACCTCGCGGCGGAGACGGCGGGGGCCGCCTCCCGCCGGAACGCCGCCTCGAACGGCGGACGGGCTCGGGGGAGCACGTCGCTGGCGTTCACCGAGGAGATGAAGGGCCGCTACGTCTCCGGGGCGACCGAGCCGCACGACGGCGAGGCGGGCGAGCGGCTGTCGTTCCGCCTGACGATCACCGCCGCCGACGTCGACAGGTTCCTCGCCGAGGAAGGGCATCTGGCGCGCGCCGAGGGCTGGATCGACGCGGCGTCCTTCGGCGGCCGGCGCCGGGTCGAGGACGGGTCGTTCAACCTGTTCGTCACCCCCGGCGCCCAGGCCGACCGGCGCGAGATGCGGTACCTGCTGCACTTCACCGACGTGCACGGGGAACCCCGCACCCTCGCGGGCTGGAAGGACATCCAGGTCGGTCCGCCGACCCACATCTGGCCCGACACGACCACGCTCTATTACCGGATCCTCGCCGGGCACGTCGCCGCCGAGTCCGTCGCCCCCGTCCTGGGCGCGGGCACCCTGCACATCCGCCTCGCCGACTTCCTGGAGCAGCTCACCACATTCCGCACCGACGGCCCCGACGACCTCAAGGCCCTCACCCGCTTCGGCCGCTTCTTCCTCGGCGAACTCTGGGACGTCTACGGCCCGGGAGACCCGGCCCCCGCCTTCTGA
- a CDS encoding alpha/beta fold hydrolase — protein sequence MTDRIPRFTLQGVTGTEMSERLFATEDGLGLSLTRFHRADCDDVVLLIHGLTLSRDMFIMPEHTNLVSYLLDAGFTDVWTLDYRMSNRFPYDLETHRHTLDDVAAFDHPAALEALREVVGDRRIHVIAHCLGSVTFMASLFGGKVDQITSVVANSVSLHPRVSKWAALKLRFGPALAEYGLGMPVLDPRFGDALWFTRRKVFSRAVSLFHRECRDSACHMLSFMWGDGKPAMFAHEMLHEATHERMEDLCGACGVHYYRHVAKMVAAGHIVPFDEADTRLPDVMGDLGAVETPILLLAGTANHVFTDSNIVTHAALEQAAPGRHELELLPGYGHVDPFVGKKAHEDVFPRIVEFLRKKAV from the coding sequence ATGACCGACCGGATACCCAGGTTCACCCTTCAGGGGGTGACGGGCACCGAGATGTCCGAGCGGCTGTTCGCCACGGAGGACGGTCTCGGGCTCAGCCTGACCCGGTTCCACCGGGCCGACTGCGACGACGTGGTCCTCCTCATCCACGGTCTCACCCTGTCCCGGGACATGTTCATCATGCCCGAGCACACCAACCTCGTCTCCTACCTGCTCGACGCCGGCTTCACCGACGTGTGGACGCTGGACTACCGGATGAGCAACCGCTTCCCCTACGACCTGGAGACGCACCGTCATACGCTTGACGACGTCGCAGCGTTCGACCACCCCGCGGCCCTTGAGGCGCTGCGCGAGGTCGTCGGGGACCGCAGGATCCACGTCATCGCGCACTGCCTGGGCTCGGTGACGTTCATGGCAAGCCTGTTCGGCGGCAAGGTCGACCAGATCACCAGCGTCGTCGCCAACAGCGTCTCGCTGCACCCTCGGGTGTCCAAGTGGGCCGCGCTCAAGCTGCGGTTCGGGCCCGCGCTCGCCGAGTACGGCCTCGGCATGCCGGTCCTCGACCCGCGGTTCGGCGACGCGCTGTGGTTCACCCGGCGCAAGGTCTTCTCCCGCGCGGTCTCGCTGTTCCACCGCGAGTGCCGGGACTCCGCCTGCCACATGCTCAGCTTCATGTGGGGCGACGGCAAGCCCGCGATGTTCGCGCACGAGATGCTGCACGAGGCCACCCATGAGCGCATGGAGGACCTGTGCGGCGCCTGCGGCGTCCACTACTACCGGCACGTGGCCAAGATGGTCGCGGCCGGGCACATCGTCCCGTTCGACGAGGCCGACACCCGCCTGCCCGACGTCATGGGCGACCTCGGCGCGGTGGAGACCCCGATCCTGCTCCTGGCCGGGACCGCCAACCATGTGTTCACCGACAGCAACATCGTCACCCATGCGGCCCTGGAGCAGGCCGCCCCCGGCAGGCACGAGCTGGAGCTGCTGCCCGGCTATGGCCATGTCGACCCCTTCGTCGGGAAGAAGGCGCATGAGGACGTCTTCCCCCGCATTGTCGAGTTCCTCAGGAAGAAGGCGGTCTGA
- a CDS encoding helix-turn-helix transcriptional regulator encodes MPDHPSPAADRLVGRADALTAFAEVLDRPGFTFLSLVGDPGVGKSRLLTELAATARGRGRLTLWGRAAEFDEEMPYGAVVDALDDHLEAAPDVPRRLGPGTVRLLGTIFPALEDAAGEGTGASGRYRLHKAARQLMDELARTDGLVLILDDLHWADQATVELLDHLVRHQPRGQVLVAIAYRPVQAMPRLGALSESGERMTVGPLSLPEAAELLGLDPAAERCRRLYEASGGNPFYLDALARGEQAEDDVEESDELPGPVRAALQLEVSRLSAGAQAAAQGAAVAAEEFDPVLVAVAADISEDFALAAIDELVARDVARPSAPGRFRFRHPLVRQAVYVQAAAGWRLAAHGRVAAHLGRLGAPAALRARHVERSARFGDQAAIEVLVEAARAAAGPAPATAGHRLRSALRLIQPGDPQRLVLLVELVRAQLASGRLDGARRTANEVLGLLSEDDHVMRAHAVRALALVERQLDRPQQARAVLLAELKRLPRQQTSLAIPLRLRLVAESLLRNDKRAAQAVLDMIPDIGRDWPPGLEVAVAALRGLPAHAFGRTEEARRFMEVAAQQLALTPDEYLLDWMDVLTWAGWTETLFGRPARAVAHFSRLVAIARPHEMGYVVANMLAGQARGLVMTGALTEAAALAEEAADIARMIGSGMQLVFAQTQGCLAAAWSGDTGRALECVAEAEATGTGEGEVWGSMFRHAHGVALLAAGRTDEGVAVLRAACRDFDDPVLDPATLLSCAELLAWAEAGRGAAVEARRWADRAAGALQEDWDYGRGLVELAAAHAERSARRAREAAALLEGHPLEQGRARLTAGALEQDRDTALADLAEAVRVFAEHGAEGMHAQAVREQRARGVRVPVQRARGRAGGGPGGLSRRELEVALLVAEDYSNQQIADKLVISVRTVETHLSNIFAKLEVTSRVGVAGAVRNLPLGPGQEGTGFASG; translated from the coding sequence GTGCCCGACCACCCCTCGCCGGCGGCCGACCGCCTGGTCGGCAGAGCCGACGCCTTGACGGCCTTCGCCGAGGTCCTCGACCGGCCGGGCTTCACGTTCCTGTCCCTCGTCGGCGACCCCGGTGTCGGCAAGTCCCGGCTGCTGACCGAACTCGCCGCCACCGCGCGCGGCCGCGGCAGGCTCACGTTGTGGGGCAGGGCCGCGGAGTTCGACGAGGAGATGCCTTACGGCGCCGTCGTCGACGCGCTCGACGACCACCTGGAGGCCGCGCCCGACGTTCCGCGCAGGCTCGGCCCGGGAACGGTCCGCCTGCTCGGCACGATCTTCCCCGCGCTGGAGGACGCCGCGGGCGAGGGCACCGGCGCGTCCGGCCGCTACCGGCTGCACAAGGCGGCCCGCCAGCTCATGGACGAACTGGCCCGCACCGACGGCCTCGTGCTCATCCTCGACGACCTGCACTGGGCCGACCAGGCCACCGTGGAGCTCCTCGACCACCTCGTCCGGCACCAGCCGCGCGGCCAGGTGCTCGTCGCGATCGCCTACCGGCCCGTCCAGGCGATGCCGCGGCTCGGCGCGCTGTCGGAGTCCGGCGAGCGGATGACCGTCGGCCCGCTCTCGCTGCCCGAGGCGGCCGAGCTGCTCGGCCTCGACCCGGCCGCCGAGCGGTGCCGCCGCCTGTACGAGGCGAGCGGGGGCAACCCCTTCTACCTGGACGCCCTGGCCCGCGGCGAGCAGGCGGAGGACGACGTGGAGGAGTCCGACGAACTGCCTGGACCGGTCCGCGCCGCACTCCAGCTGGAGGTCAGCCGCCTGTCGGCGGGCGCGCAGGCCGCCGCGCAGGGCGCCGCGGTCGCCGCCGAGGAGTTCGACCCGGTCCTGGTCGCGGTCGCCGCCGACATCTCCGAGGACTTCGCGCTCGCCGCGATCGACGAACTCGTCGCGCGGGACGTGGCGCGGCCGTCCGCGCCGGGCCGGTTCCGGTTCCGGCATCCGCTGGTCCGCCAGGCGGTGTACGTCCAGGCGGCGGCGGGCTGGCGGCTCGCCGCGCACGGCCGGGTCGCCGCCCACCTCGGGCGGCTCGGCGCGCCCGCGGCGCTGCGCGCCCGGCATGTGGAGCGATCCGCCCGCTTCGGCGACCAGGCCGCGATCGAGGTGCTGGTGGAGGCCGCGAGGGCCGCGGCGGGCCCCGCCCCGGCGACGGCGGGGCACCGGCTCCGCTCGGCGCTGCGGCTCATCCAGCCGGGCGACCCGCAGCGGCTGGTCCTGCTCGTCGAGCTGGTCAGGGCGCAGCTGGCCAGCGGACGGCTGGACGGCGCCCGTCGCACCGCCAACGAGGTGCTCGGCCTGCTGTCGGAGGACGACCATGTGATGCGCGCGCACGCGGTGCGCGCCCTGGCCCTGGTGGAGCGCCAGCTCGACCGGCCGCAGCAGGCCCGTGCGGTGCTGCTCGCCGAACTGAAGCGGCTGCCGCGGCAGCAGACCTCGCTGGCGATCCCTTTGCGTTTGCGTTTGGTGGCCGAGAGCCTGCTGCGCAACGACAAAAGGGCTGCTCAGGCGGTCCTGGACATGATCCCGGACATAGGCCGCGACTGGCCGCCCGGCCTCGAGGTCGCGGTGGCGGCGCTGCGCGGGCTGCCCGCGCACGCGTTCGGTCGCACCGAGGAGGCGCGCCGGTTCATGGAGGTCGCCGCCCAGCAGCTCGCGCTCACCCCGGACGAGTACCTGCTGGACTGGATGGACGTCCTCACCTGGGCGGGCTGGACCGAGACCCTCTTCGGCCGGCCGGCCCGGGCGGTCGCCCATTTCTCCCGGCTCGTGGCGATCGCCAGGCCGCACGAGATGGGCTACGTGGTGGCGAACATGCTCGCCGGGCAGGCGCGCGGCCTGGTGATGACCGGCGCGCTCACCGAGGCCGCCGCGCTGGCCGAGGAGGCCGCCGACATCGCCCGGATGATCGGCTCGGGCATGCAGCTGGTGTTCGCGCAGACCCAGGGCTGCCTCGCCGCGGCCTGGTCCGGGGACACCGGCCGCGCGCTGGAGTGCGTGGCGGAGGCCGAGGCGACGGGGACGGGCGAGGGCGAGGTGTGGGGGTCGATGTTCCGGCACGCCCACGGGGTGGCGCTGCTCGCCGCCGGGCGGACCGACGAGGGTGTGGCGGTGCTGCGCGCGGCCTGCCGGGACTTCGACGACCCGGTGCTCGACCCGGCGACCCTGCTGTCGTGCGCGGAGCTGCTCGCCTGGGCCGAGGCGGGCCGCGGGGCCGCGGTGGAGGCGCGCCGCTGGGCCGACCGCGCCGCGGGCGCCCTCCAGGAGGACTGGGACTACGGCAGGGGGCTCGTCGAGCTCGCCGCGGCGCACGCCGAGCGGTCCGCGCGGCGCGCCCGCGAGGCCGCCGCGCTGCTGGAAGGGCATCCGCTGGAGCAGGGCCGCGCGCGGCTCACCGCGGGAGCGCTGGAGCAGGACCGCGACACCGCGCTGGCCGACCTCGCCGAGGCCGTCCGGGTGTTCGCCGAGCACGGCGCCGAGGGCATGCACGCCCAGGCCGTCCGGGAGCAGCGGGCGCGCGGCGTGCGGGTGCCGGTGCAGCGGGCCAGGGGACGGGCGGGCGGCGGCCCCGGGGGCCTGTCCCGGCGCGAGCTGGAGGTGGCGCTCCTCGTCGCGGAGGACTACAGCAACCAGCAGATCGCCGACAAGCTGGTGATCAGCGTGCGGACGGTGGAGACCCACCTGTCGAACATCTTCGCCAAGCTCGAGGTGACGTCCCGGGTGGGGGTCGCCGGGGCCGTCCGGAATCTCCCGCTGGGGCCGGGTCAGGAAGGTACGGGTTTCGCCTCCGGGTAA